Proteins from one Anastrepha obliqua isolate idAnaObli1 chromosome 2, idAnaObli1_1.0, whole genome shotgun sequence genomic window:
- the LOC129236778 gene encoding carboxypeptidase B, whose amino-acid sequence MLRSHRSIYSVFVLFALTNAFDISRLEPIADHNIQTGNRMLYEREINTNISQASAADEDVGDGVLEVNEIPVRYDDAQLWRIYNISEHMQNSMPLAEMLESKFGGVIWKENSKFLDISITKENLKAARSYLAEHNIGKEVVHTNIQELIDAIELEGINATQAEWGSRTKKQARSGMHWKDYHDLETIYAFMREIRGKFPNICRLYSIGKTAEGRDLKVLRISENPREYKKIWIDGGIHAREWISPATVTFILYQLMSNWQNQPDYLKQRTWYFMPVVNPDGYDYSRKVNRLWRKNRSSSPSSNCFGVDLNRNFNINWNGRGSSTNPCSDTYRGKTPASELETKAVVNFLTRRKHNLEAYLTFHSYGQFVVYPWAYKAAKVKDAAALQRVGNTAVERILKKTGAIYRSDVTHALLGIAGGGSDDWARATCGTKFVYTVELRDTGKYGFQLPPSQIRDTAEEGMIVVEAVAQAIN is encoded by the exons ATGCTGCGCTCCCACCGCAGCATCTATAGTGTGTTTGTGCTTTTTGCACTCACCAATGCTTTCGATATCAGCCGCCTGGAGCCCATAGCAGACCATAACATACAAACCGGAAATCGAATGCTCTATGAAAGGGAAATCAACACGAATATCTCACAAGCGTCGGCAGCAGACGAGGATGTTGGGGATGGTGTGCTCGAAGTCAATGAGATTCCAGTGCGCTACGATGATGCACAGCTGTGGCGTATCTACAATATTTCAGAGCATATGCAGAATAGTATGCCGCTAGCAGAGATGTTGGAGAGCAAATTTG GTGGTGTAATTTGGAAGGAGAATTCTAAATTTCTTGATATCTCTATCACTAAGGAGAACTTGAAAGCAGCACGCAGCTATCTTGCCGAGCACAATATCGGTAAAGAAGTGGTGCATACGAATATACAGGAGCTTATTGATGCCATCGAATTGGAGGGTATAAATGCGACACAAGCGGAGTGGGGTAGCCggacaa AGAAACAGGCGCGCAGCGGTATGCATTGGAAGGATTATCATGATTTGGAAACAATATATGCTTTTATGCGTGAAATACGTGGCAAGTTTCCAAATATTTGTCGCTTATATTCGATAGGAAAGACAGCGGAGGGACGCGATTTGAAAGTATTGAG AATCTCTGAAAACCCACGCGAATACAAAAAGATCTGGATCGATGGTGGCATTCACGCACGCGAATGGATCAGTCCCGCCACTGTCACTTTCATACTCTATCAGCTCATGTCAAATTGGCAGAATCAACCGGACTACTTGAAACAACGTACCTGGTACTTTATGCCTGTTGTCAATCCAGACGGTTACGATTACAGTCGCAAAGTAAATCGCTTGTGGCGCAAAAATCGTTCATCATCGCCATCTTCGAATTGTTTCGGTGTTGATTTGAATCGTAATTTCAATATTAATTGGAATGGTCGCGGTTCGTCGACGAATCCTTGCAGCGATACCTATCGTGGCAAAACGCCAGCCTCTGAATTGGAAACAAAAGCGGTGGTCAATTTCCTTACGAGACGTAAACATAACCTAGAAGCCTATCTAACTTTTCACAGCTATGGTCAATTCGTGGTCTATCCGTGGGCATATAAGGCGGCGAAAGTAAAGGATGCCGCCGCATTGCAACGTGTCGGTAATACGGCTGTGGAGCGCATACTTAAGAAAACCGGCGCCATTTATCGCAGTGATGTAACGCATGCGCTGCTGGGTATTGCCGGTGGCGGTTCGGATGATTGGGCGCGCGCAACTTGCGGTACGAAATTCGTCTATACGGTCGAATTGCGCGACACTGGCAAATATGGCTTTCAACTACCGCCATCACAGATACGAGACACCGCCGAGGAGGGAATGATCGTTGTTGAAGCCGTGGCGCAAGCGATTAATTAa